One genomic segment of Arthrobacter sp. JZ12 includes these proteins:
- a CDS encoding beta-ketoacyl-ACP synthase III → MTTPTLKQAALREHTKVLGLGAYRPDVIVTNEDICQWIDSSDEWIRQRTGIVTRHRADKDTSVIDMAEAAARAALADAGIEASQLGAVLVSTVTHPYATPSAAAQLADRIGATPAPAYDISAACAGYCYGIAQADALVHSGTADYVLVVGVEKLSDFIDNSERTISFLLGDGAGAVVIGPSDTPGIGPSVWGSDGSKHESIRMTHSLLDVRDISLAALTDGESALAGATETALWPTMRQDGPTVFRWAVWEMAKVAQQALDAAGIRAEDLVAFIPHQANIRIIDEMVKQLALPEHVAVARDIVDAGNTSAASIPLAMHRLLSEQPELSGGYALQIGFGAGLVFGAQVVVLP, encoded by the coding sequence GTGACTACTCCCACCCTCAAGCAAGCCGCCCTGCGCGAACACACCAAAGTCCTCGGCCTCGGCGCCTATCGTCCTGACGTGATCGTCACCAACGAGGACATCTGCCAGTGGATTGATTCCTCCGATGAGTGGATCCGCCAGCGCACCGGCATCGTGACCCGCCACCGGGCGGACAAGGACACGAGCGTCATCGATATGGCGGAAGCAGCGGCACGTGCCGCCCTCGCGGACGCAGGAATCGAAGCATCCCAGCTCGGCGCCGTCCTGGTCTCCACGGTGACCCACCCCTATGCAACGCCTTCTGCTGCCGCGCAGCTCGCAGACCGCATCGGCGCCACGCCGGCTCCCGCCTATGACATCTCGGCAGCATGCGCAGGATACTGCTACGGCATTGCCCAGGCTGACGCCCTCGTTCATTCGGGAACCGCCGATTACGTCCTAGTCGTCGGTGTTGAGAAGCTTTCAGACTTCATTGACAATTCCGAGCGCACTATCTCGTTCCTCCTAGGGGACGGTGCAGGTGCAGTCGTGATCGGCCCGTCGGACACCCCCGGGATCGGTCCGTCGGTCTGGGGATCCGATGGCAGCAAGCACGAATCGATCCGAATGACCCACTCCCTTCTTGATGTGCGGGACATTTCCCTGGCCGCGCTCACCGATGGCGAAAGCGCGCTGGCCGGAGCAACTGAGACGGCGCTCTGGCCAACCATGAGGCAGGACGGACCCACCGTTTTCCGGTGGGCGGTCTGGGAGATGGCGAAGGTTGCCCAGCAGGCACTGGACGCCGCGGGTATCCGTGCCGAAGACCTCGTTGCCTTCATCCCCCACCAGGCGAACATCCGCATCATTGACGAGATGGTGAAGCAGCTTGCCCTCCCGGAGCACGTAGCAGTAGCCCGTGACATCGTCGACGCCGGCAACACCTCCGCTGCCTCAATTCCGCTGGCGATGCATCGCCTGCTCAGCGAGCAGCCGGAGCTCAGCGGCGGTTATGCTCTGCAGATCGGTTTCGGAGCAGGCCTCGTGTTCGGCGCGCAGGTAGTCGTCCTCCCGTAA
- a CDS encoding acyl carrier protein, with translation MASNEEILSGLAEIVNEETGLAPESVELDKSFTDDLDIDSISMMTIVVNAEEKFGVRIPDEEVKNLKTVGDAVDFISNAQS, from the coding sequence ATGGCTAGCAACGAAGAGATCCTCTCAGGCCTGGCAGAGATCGTGAACGAGGAAACCGGCCTCGCCCCCGAGTCTGTTGAGCTCGATAAGTCCTTCACGGATGACCTCGACATCGACTCCATCTCGATGATGACCATCGTGGTCAACGCCGAAGAGAAGTTCGGCGTGCGTATCCCCGACGAGGAAGTCAAGAACCTCAAGACCGTCGGCGACGCTGTCGATTTCATCTCCAACGCCCAGTCCTAG
- the fabF gene encoding beta-ketoacyl-ACP synthase II has protein sequence MARKVVITGLGATTPIGGDVPTMWENALKGVSGARTIEADWVAEYELPVTFAAQVATPASDVLTRVEAKRMDPSTQFAVIAAREAWRDSGLEEVDHDRFAVAFATGIGGVWTLLDAWDTLRSKGPRRVLPMTVPMLMPNGPAAAVSLDLGARAGAHTPVSACASGTEALHQGLELIRSGKADVVMCGGAEAAIHPMPIAAFASMQALSRRNDDPEHASRPYDIDRDGFVMGEGAGALVLEAEEHALARGARIYGELAGTSVTADAYHITAPDPEGLGATRALKAAMFDARVQASDVVHVNAHATSTPVGDQPEYVALKTALGSQVNSVAVSATKSQTGHLLGASGAVEAVMTVLAVHGRQAPVTINLENQDPQIPLDVVTSARDLPSGDIVALSNSFGFGGHNAVIVVKSV, from the coding sequence ATGGCACGCAAAGTAGTCATCACCGGCCTGGGCGCCACCACACCCATTGGCGGCGACGTTCCCACAATGTGGGAGAACGCGCTGAAAGGCGTGTCGGGCGCCCGCACTATTGAGGCTGACTGGGTTGCAGAGTACGAGCTTCCTGTCACCTTCGCGGCTCAGGTCGCCACTCCGGCAAGCGACGTGCTTACCAGGGTCGAGGCTAAGCGGATGGATCCATCGACCCAATTCGCGGTGATCGCTGCGCGTGAGGCTTGGCGCGATTCCGGCTTGGAAGAGGTCGACCATGACCGGTTCGCCGTAGCGTTCGCTACCGGTATCGGCGGCGTGTGGACGTTGCTGGACGCATGGGACACGCTTCGATCGAAGGGGCCCCGCCGGGTCCTTCCGATGACCGTGCCGATGCTCATGCCCAACGGACCGGCGGCTGCGGTCAGCCTCGATCTCGGAGCAAGGGCCGGTGCACACACGCCGGTTTCGGCCTGCGCCTCGGGGACTGAGGCTCTCCACCAAGGGCTGGAACTGATCCGGTCCGGCAAGGCCGACGTGGTGATGTGCGGCGGTGCCGAAGCAGCGATCCACCCCATGCCGATCGCTGCCTTCGCTTCCATGCAGGCTCTGTCTCGCCGGAATGACGATCCCGAGCATGCATCACGCCCCTACGACATCGACCGCGATGGATTTGTTATGGGAGAGGGTGCCGGAGCCCTCGTGCTCGAAGCGGAGGAACACGCCCTCGCCCGAGGTGCACGGATATACGGTGAGCTTGCTGGAACTTCCGTCACGGCGGACGCTTATCACATCACCGCACCCGACCCCGAGGGGCTTGGTGCAACGCGCGCCCTGAAGGCGGCCATGTTTGATGCGCGGGTTCAGGCTTCAGATGTGGTGCACGTCAATGCGCATGCGACCTCCACTCCCGTCGGCGATCAGCCGGAATACGTGGCGCTGAAAACCGCGCTGGGGAGCCAGGTGAATTCAGTGGCCGTGTCGGCTACCAAGTCCCAGACGGGCCACCTGCTCGGCGCGTCCGGAGCGGTCGAAGCGGTAATGACGGTACTGGCCGTGCACGGACGGCAGGCGCCGGTAACCATCAACCTGGAAAATCAGGATCCGCAGATTCCGCTGGACGTTGTGACCTCCGCCCGCGATCTGCCGTCCGGTGACATCGTGGCACTGAGCAATTCATTCGGTTTCGGCGGACACAACGCGGTCATCGTGGTGAAGAGCGTCTGA
- a CDS encoding tyrosine recombinase XerC produces MTGERIQYPVAPPFSSETDAFIRYLTLERNRSQHTARAYRGDLENFAAFAAERDVTELRRVDLSFLRAWLGSLDQQRLSRSTLARRAATVRNFLAWATREGHLQVDPSLRLKAPKRQSTLPEVLSSAQLDAVLAELKHAAAAGDPDTLRTRAILELLYGAGIRVSELAGLDIDDVDPDRRTVRVLGKGNKERTVPFGAPAGYALHDWVSRGRPHWVTPHSGPALFLGPRGRRIDPRQARSTVASVLADVDGTTASGPHALRHSAATHLLDGGADLRAVQEILGHRSLATTQLYTHVSVDRLRRSYEQAHPRA; encoded by the coding sequence ATGACCGGGGAGAGGATCCAGTACCCTGTCGCACCGCCGTTCTCTTCCGAAACCGACGCTTTCATCCGCTACCTCACCCTTGAACGAAACCGTTCGCAGCATACGGCGCGGGCATACCGCGGCGATCTTGAGAATTTCGCTGCGTTCGCCGCCGAACGTGACGTTACCGAGCTTCGCCGGGTCGATCTCAGTTTCCTTCGGGCGTGGCTCGGATCGCTGGACCAGCAGCGGCTGTCACGGTCAACTCTTGCCCGTCGCGCTGCAACTGTGCGCAATTTTTTGGCCTGGGCTACGCGTGAGGGGCACCTGCAGGTCGATCCCTCGCTGAGGCTCAAAGCGCCCAAACGGCAGAGCACACTCCCGGAGGTGCTCTCGTCCGCGCAGCTCGACGCTGTTCTTGCCGAGCTCAAGCACGCCGCAGCAGCTGGGGATCCTGACACGTTGCGCACACGCGCCATACTCGAATTGCTGTACGGTGCCGGGATCCGAGTCAGCGAGCTGGCGGGTCTGGACATCGACGATGTCGACCCAGACCGGCGCACAGTGCGGGTTCTTGGAAAAGGCAACAAGGAGCGGACGGTGCCGTTCGGTGCGCCCGCCGGTTATGCTCTCCACGACTGGGTGTCACGCGGTCGGCCCCATTGGGTTACTCCCCATAGCGGACCGGCGTTATTTCTCGGTCCTAGAGGCCGGAGGATCGATCCCCGTCAGGCGCGTTCTACGGTGGCCAGCGTCCTTGCCGACGTCGACGGGACTACAGCAAGCGGCCCCCATGCCCTGCGTCACTCCGCTGCCACCCACCTGCTGGATGGGGGTGCGGATTTGAGGGCAGTGCAGGAGATTCTTGGCCACCGCAGTCTTGCCACAACTCAGCTCTACACTCATGTATCGGTCGACAGGCTCCGGCGAAGCTACGAGCAGGCCCATCCCCGGGCGTGA
- the aceE gene encoding pyruvate dehydrogenase (acetyl-transferring), homodimeric type, producing MVADQGIVGSAPGRDSDPEETAEWVESFDQLVDARGSERAREVLGRLLARAGGRSVGLPSVITTDYVNTIPVDEEPEFPGDEEIERKYRAWMRWNAAVMVHRSQRPEIGVGGHISTYAGAATLYEVGFNHFFKGKDHPSGGDQVFFQGHASPGMYARAFLEGRLTEEDLDGFRQEKSKEGHALSSYPHPRLMPEFWEFPTVSMGIGPMNAIYQAQSNRYLHNRGIKDTSEQQVWAFLGDGEMDEPESRGLLQLAANDGLDNLNFVINCNLQRLDGPVRGNGKIMQELEAFFRGAGWNVIKVVWGREWDNLLAKDTTGDLVKIMNETADGDYQTYKAESGGFVRDHFFGKTPVTKDLVADMTDAEVWNLKRGGHDYRKVYAAYKAATEFKGKPTVILAKTVKGYGLGPHFEGRNATHQMKKLTNADLKAFRDHLRVPVTDEQIDADLYNAPYYHPGPDAPEIQYMLDRRRKLGGFLPERRTKHAETVLPGEKAYEVAKRGSGKQQAATTMAFVRLLKDLMRDKEFGKRIVPIIPDEARTFGMDSFFPTAKIYNPKGQNYLSVDRELVLAYKESIEGQILHAGINEAGSVAAFTAAGTAYATHGQPLIPIYVFYSMFGFQRTGDSFWAAGDQMTRGFIIGATAGRTTLTGEGLQHADGHSPILASTNPAVVTYDPAYGYEIGYIMRDGLERMYGNGNAVSGTDPNVMYYLTVYNEPIVQPAEPENLDVNGLLRGIYKLQDGHQAENTPKAQILASGVAVPWALEAQRILSDEWGVSADVWSVTSWNELRRDAVAAEEETFLNPDAEPRVPFVTQQLGNAPGPVVAVSDYMKAVPDQIRQFLPQDFATLGADGFGFSDTRAAARRFFKIDSHSVVVRTLQLLAKRGEVDSNAPRQAIEKYSLLDVNAGTTGNAGGDS from the coding sequence ATGGTTGCTGATCAGGGAATCGTCGGTTCGGCGCCCGGCCGGGATTCGGATCCCGAAGAGACGGCTGAGTGGGTCGAATCGTTTGATCAGCTGGTTGATGCGCGCGGATCAGAACGCGCCCGCGAAGTGCTTGGACGCTTGCTGGCCCGTGCGGGAGGCCGTTCTGTAGGTCTGCCCAGCGTCATCACCACTGACTATGTGAACACCATCCCGGTCGACGAGGAGCCGGAGTTCCCCGGCGACGAGGAGATTGAGCGCAAGTACCGTGCCTGGATGCGCTGGAACGCCGCGGTCATGGTTCACCGCTCGCAGCGCCCCGAGATCGGTGTCGGCGGACATATCTCCACTTACGCGGGAGCTGCCACGCTGTATGAAGTTGGCTTCAACCACTTCTTCAAGGGCAAAGACCACCCGAGCGGCGGGGACCAGGTCTTCTTCCAGGGTCACGCTTCACCCGGCATGTACGCGCGCGCTTTCCTTGAGGGCCGTCTGACGGAAGAGGACCTCGACGGTTTCCGTCAGGAGAAGTCGAAGGAGGGCCACGCGCTTTCCTCCTATCCGCACCCGCGACTGATGCCGGAGTTCTGGGAGTTTCCCACCGTCTCGATGGGCATCGGTCCCATGAATGCGATCTACCAGGCGCAGTCCAACCGTTACCTTCACAACCGCGGAATCAAGGACACCAGTGAACAGCAGGTCTGGGCCTTCCTCGGCGACGGCGAGATGGACGAACCCGAGTCACGCGGCCTCCTCCAATTGGCTGCCAATGACGGGTTGGACAACCTTAACTTCGTCATCAACTGCAACCTGCAGCGCCTCGACGGGCCAGTTCGCGGCAACGGCAAGATCATGCAGGAACTTGAGGCCTTCTTCCGCGGCGCAGGCTGGAACGTCATCAAGGTCGTGTGGGGCCGGGAGTGGGACAACCTGCTGGCAAAGGACACCACCGGTGACCTGGTCAAGATCATGAACGAAACCGCCGACGGCGACTACCAGACCTATAAGGCTGAGTCCGGTGGTTTTGTGCGCGACCACTTCTTCGGCAAGACGCCGGTAACCAAGGACCTGGTTGCCGATATGACGGACGCCGAAGTTTGGAACCTCAAGCGCGGCGGGCACGATTACCGCAAGGTCTACGCCGCGTACAAGGCCGCCACGGAATTCAAGGGCAAGCCCACGGTCATCCTGGCGAAGACGGTCAAGGGCTACGGCCTCGGCCCCCACTTCGAGGGCCGTAACGCCACCCACCAGATGAAGAAGCTCACCAATGCCGACCTCAAGGCATTCCGTGACCACTTGCGCGTCCCGGTCACCGACGAACAGATCGACGCTGACCTATACAACGCTCCGTATTACCACCCGGGCCCGGATGCCCCGGAGATCCAGTACATGCTGGATCGGCGACGCAAGCTGGGCGGTTTCCTGCCCGAGCGGCGCACGAAGCACGCCGAGACGGTTCTGCCCGGCGAGAAGGCGTACGAGGTGGCCAAGCGCGGCTCCGGCAAGCAGCAGGCCGCTACCACCATGGCGTTCGTCAGGTTGCTCAAGGACCTGATGCGCGACAAGGAGTTCGGCAAACGGATTGTGCCGATCATCCCCGACGAAGCACGTACCTTCGGTATGGACTCCTTCTTCCCGACCGCGAAGATCTACAACCCGAAGGGCCAGAACTACCTGTCGGTGGACCGGGAACTCGTGCTCGCCTACAAGGAGTCCATCGAGGGCCAGATCCTGCACGCAGGAATCAACGAAGCGGGTTCTGTGGCAGCGTTCACCGCAGCAGGAACCGCATACGCAACGCACGGCCAACCGTTGATTCCGATCTACGTGTTCTATTCAATGTTCGGCTTCCAGCGCACGGGTGATTCCTTCTGGGCGGCGGGCGACCAGATGACTCGTGGGTTCATCATCGGCGCAACAGCCGGACGGACCACGCTTACAGGAGAAGGCCTGCAGCACGCAGACGGCCACTCGCCCATCCTGGCCTCAACCAATCCTGCCGTCGTCACCTACGATCCCGCCTACGGCTATGAGATCGGGTACATCATGCGCGACGGACTCGAGCGCATGTACGGTAACGGCAACGCGGTCTCGGGCACCGATCCCAACGTCATGTACTACCTGACGGTCTACAACGAGCCGATCGTCCAGCCGGCCGAGCCCGAGAACCTCGACGTGAACGGCCTGCTGCGCGGTATCTACAAGTTGCAGGACGGACACCAGGCAGAGAACACGCCGAAGGCCCAGATCCTCGCTTCCGGCGTCGCCGTTCCGTGGGCACTGGAAGCACAGCGGATCCTTTCGGACGAGTGGGGCGTGTCCGCAGACGTCTGGTCGGTCACTTCCTGGAACGAATTGCGCCGTGACGCTGTCGCGGCGGAAGAGGAGACATTCCTCAACCCGGATGCGGAGCCCAGGGTTCCTTTTGTCACCCAACAGCTCGGCAACGCACCCGGTCCGGTTGTAGCGGTCTCCGACTACATGAAGGCGGTGCCTGACCAGATCCGGCAGTTCCTTCCGCAGGACTTCGCTACCCTCGGCGCCGACGGATTCGGATTTTCCGACACCCGTGCTGCGGCCCGCCGGTTCTTCAAGATCGACTCTCACTCCGTCGTCGTAAGGACGCTGCAGTTGCTCGCCAAGCGAGGCGAGGTCGATTCCAATGCGCCGCGTCAGGCGATTGAGAAGTACTCACTCCTTGACGTCAATGCCGGAACCACCGGCAACGCCGGGGGCGATTCCTAG
- a CDS encoding helix-turn-helix domain-containing protein: MATSDSARGSSLPAPDPNTVDRLRTQIGALSTATLKQLDSSLPWYRNLRPDERSALGLVAQKGIASFVNWYQKPVSPAWVLSDVFGTAPTELTRSISLQKALQLIRVVVQVVEDQVPDLASDADQGLLREAVLRYSREVAFAAADVYARAAETRGSWDTRLEALVVDAILRGESSDALRSRIAAVGWKSQAPITVMVGSSPAEPNAMFLNELRRTTGRLAEDILVGIQGDRLILVLGGVQDPDSAYGRLSDLFGPGPVVYGPEAESLVAASSSAQAAFAGLTAARAWPSAPRPVAADDLWPERVISGDDTARRALLRNIYRPLANAQNGLEETLSAYLALGHSLEATSRELFVHANTVRYRLRRVCDITGWDPLLPREAFVLQTALVIGRLAPPIKGVPDRSSTRLDRASSL, translated from the coding sequence ATGGCTACATCCGATTCCGCGAGGGGCTCGTCGCTGCCCGCCCCTGACCCGAACACGGTGGATCGCCTTCGGACGCAGATCGGGGCTTTGTCCACGGCAACCCTGAAGCAGCTTGACTCCTCCCTGCCCTGGTACCGGAACCTGCGCCCTGATGAGAGGTCGGCGCTGGGACTCGTCGCGCAAAAGGGCATCGCGTCCTTCGTCAACTGGTATCAGAAGCCGGTATCCCCGGCATGGGTTCTCAGCGACGTGTTCGGCACCGCACCCACGGAGCTCACGCGCTCCATCAGTCTCCAAAAGGCCCTGCAGCTGATCCGCGTGGTGGTACAGGTCGTGGAGGACCAGGTACCGGACCTCGCCTCGGACGCTGACCAGGGCCTCCTGCGGGAAGCCGTGCTCCGCTATTCGAGGGAAGTCGCATTCGCAGCAGCTGACGTGTACGCACGCGCGGCGGAGACCCGAGGCTCGTGGGACACCCGGCTGGAAGCCCTGGTGGTGGATGCCATCCTCCGGGGCGAAAGTTCCGACGCGCTCCGCTCGAGGATCGCTGCCGTCGGGTGGAAATCACAGGCTCCCATTACGGTCATGGTGGGCAGTTCACCGGCTGAACCGAACGCGATGTTCCTCAATGAACTCCGGCGGACCACCGGAAGGCTCGCAGAGGACATCCTGGTCGGTATTCAGGGTGACCGGCTCATCCTGGTTCTTGGCGGCGTCCAGGATCCGGACAGCGCATACGGCCGGCTGAGCGATCTGTTCGGTCCCGGTCCCGTGGTCTACGGCCCGGAAGCCGAGTCCCTGGTTGCAGCCAGCAGCTCAGCGCAGGCAGCATTCGCCGGATTGACGGCTGCCCGGGCGTGGCCGTCGGCACCCCGGCCTGTAGCGGCCGACGACCTGTGGCCGGAACGCGTTATTTCGGGTGACGATACTGCGCGCAGGGCACTGCTGCGGAATATCTACCGGCCGCTGGCGAACGCGCAGAACGGCCTGGAAGAGACCCTGTCTGCCTATCTGGCGCTCGGTCATTCGCTCGAGGCCACTTCCCGTGAACTGTTCGTGCATGCCAATACCGTCAGGTACCGCCTGCGCCGGGTCTGCGATATCACCGGGTGGGATCCGCTGCTCCCCCGGGAGGCCTTCGTCCTGCAAACTGCCCTGGTCATCGGCCGCCTCGCTCCACCCATCAAGGGCGTTCCCGACCGCTCGTCAACGCGGCTCGACCGGGCTTCGTCGTTGTAG
- a CDS encoding ACP S-malonyltransferase — protein MLAILCPGQGSQTPGFLTPWLDLPGVREHLEALSDAAGVDLVRHGTVSDEDTIRDTAVAQPLIVAAGLVAARALLGDTSLTSATVVAGHSVGELTASAVAGALSERDAVTLVRTRASAMATAAAVTPTGMSAVLGGDPEEVAATLERLGLTAANANGGGQIVAAGTLEQLAELAADPPAKARVIPLKVAGAFHTEHMASAVEALEALRPSLSPAEPLATLLSNYDGEPVASGETNLDSLIAQVSRPVRWDLCMQRLLDMGVSGVLELPPAGTLTGLAKRGMRGTASLAVKAPEDLAAAREFMEEHSRTAPPADAPIAAKGTA, from the coding sequence GTGCTTGCGATTCTCTGCCCAGGACAAGGGTCCCAGACCCCCGGATTCCTGACCCCGTGGCTTGACCTGCCAGGCGTGCGTGAGCACCTCGAAGCGCTGAGCGATGCCGCCGGTGTTGACCTGGTTCGTCACGGAACAGTCTCGGACGAGGACACAATCCGTGACACCGCGGTGGCGCAGCCCTTGATCGTTGCCGCCGGCCTGGTGGCGGCACGGGCACTGCTGGGCGACACCTCGTTGACCTCCGCGACCGTTGTTGCCGGTCACTCGGTAGGAGAGCTCACTGCTTCCGCTGTGGCGGGCGCACTCTCGGAGCGAGATGCAGTCACACTCGTGCGCACCCGTGCCAGCGCAATGGCGACGGCAGCGGCAGTAACACCTACCGGCATGAGCGCCGTGCTCGGCGGCGATCCCGAGGAAGTAGCGGCCACGCTGGAGCGCCTGGGACTGACGGCGGCCAACGCCAACGGAGGCGGCCAGATCGTCGCGGCGGGAACCCTGGAACAACTGGCGGAGCTAGCAGCCGATCCTCCAGCCAAGGCCCGCGTCATCCCGCTGAAGGTAGCCGGTGCTTTCCACACGGAGCACATGGCTTCGGCGGTTGAAGCACTCGAGGCGCTCCGGCCCTCGCTCTCCCCCGCCGAGCCGCTGGCCACCCTGCTCTCCAATTACGACGGCGAACCCGTCGCCTCGGGTGAGACCAACCTCGACAGTCTGATCGCGCAGGTTTCCCGACCCGTTCGTTGGGACCTGTGCATGCAGCGACTGCTGGACATGGGAGTCTCCGGCGTTCTTGAGCTTCCGCCCGCAGGTACCCTGACCGGACTTGCCAAGCGGGGCATGCGGGGCACCGCCAGCCTCGCAGTCAAGGCCCCTGAAGACCTGGCCGCAGCCCGGGAGTTCATGGAAGAGCACTCCCGTACAGCTCCCCCGGCTGACGCCCCGATTGCAGCAAAAGGAACCGCGTGA
- a CDS encoding DUF3145 domain-containing protein, whose product MSVVMARGVLYVHSAPSALCPHIEWAVGSVIDQRVDLEWSPQPAAPGMFRAELSWVAPQGSGAKLASALRGWAHLRYEITEEQSAGADGGRWSHTPELGIFHATTDVHGNVMISEDRIRYAYEAGAGDPAAVYHELSLALGESWDEELEPFRHAGEGAPVRWLHQVG is encoded by the coding sequence ATGTCTGTTGTGATGGCCCGCGGTGTTCTTTACGTGCACTCAGCCCCATCTGCGTTGTGCCCTCATATCGAATGGGCCGTTGGCTCGGTCATTGACCAGCGCGTCGACCTTGAGTGGTCACCGCAGCCTGCTGCGCCCGGAATGTTCCGAGCGGAGCTCTCTTGGGTCGCCCCGCAGGGCTCCGGAGCGAAGCTGGCATCGGCCCTTCGCGGCTGGGCGCACCTTCGCTACGAGATAACCGAAGAACAGAGCGCCGGTGCAGACGGAGGACGTTGGTCCCATACTCCTGAGCTCGGAATCTTCCACGCAACCACCGATGTGCACGGTAACGTGATGATCTCGGAAGACAGGATCCGCTACGCCTATGAAGCGGGTGCAGGGGATCCCGCCGCCGTCTACCACGAGTTGTCGCTCGCGCTTGGTGAGTCTTGGGACGAAGAGCTGGAACCCTTCCGGCATGCAGGCGAAGGCGCTCCGGTACGCTGGCTGCACCAGGTTGGGTAA